A portion of the Rhodanobacter sp. AS-Z3 genome contains these proteins:
- a CDS encoding bifunctional (p)ppGpp synthetase/guanosine-3',5'-bis(diphosphate) 3'-pyrophosphohydrolase, producing MVQTVSSTTGSLQSWRERAGALPPVLVDALDACASRPLRQAECADVLDLLGMLGCDAQTQASALWFELAQVDAALWQERRGKLPTELQRLVDGQQAAEQVWALHAQRPPEGAAEGLRRLLLAIVRDLRVVFVLLARQLARMRAATHLADDERQALARLTRDIHSPLANRLGIWQLKWELEDLAFRYLQPDTYRRIAKLLDERRTDREAFIRESLDELQRALAASDISADLAGRPKHIYSIWKKMQRKSLDFSDLYDIRAVRILVDNISDCYAALGVVHGRWPHLPNEFDDYIARPKANGYQSLHTAVIGPEGKTLEVQIRTHEMHRANELGVAAHWRYKEGGSGDAEFEAKIAWMRKLLEPRGDGDSTLAADLHTELLEDRVYLLTPKGEVFDLAHGATVLDFAYLVHTEVGHRCRGAKVNGRIVPLTFQPQSGDRVEILTGKVADPSRDWLSPHHGYLNTARAKDKLRGWFRKIAHDTNLAVGRSMFERELRRLALTTAEVGKLPTHFHLKNQEELLIALALGEITPGQIARVVQEAAQPAEPAVTQSSLPVASRHSTLDHSALSIEGIGNLLTTLARCCQPLPGDRVRGFITKGRGVSVHRADCGSLARLARRDPDRVIEVNWGSAAAQAYEVDIELRGYDRKGLQKDVTSVISNAATHIIASSSRLFVRTGEVEMRFTLRVRDFEQLSTLLGKLLALPNVIDVRRVGVG from the coding sequence ATGGTTCAAACCGTTTCCAGCACCACCGGCAGTCTGCAGTCCTGGCGCGAGCGTGCCGGTGCATTGCCGCCCGTGCTGGTGGATGCGCTGGATGCCTGCGCCTCGCGCCCACTGAGGCAGGCCGAGTGCGCGGATGTGCTGGATCTGCTGGGCATGCTCGGCTGCGATGCACAGACCCAGGCGTCGGCGTTGTGGTTCGAGCTGGCGCAGGTCGACGCGGCGCTGTGGCAGGAACGCCGCGGGAAGTTGCCCACCGAGTTGCAGCGGCTGGTTGATGGGCAGCAGGCCGCCGAGCAGGTGTGGGCCTTGCACGCGCAGCGACCGCCGGAAGGTGCGGCAGAAGGCCTGCGTCGACTGCTGCTGGCGATTGTCCGCGACTTGCGCGTGGTGTTCGTGTTGCTGGCACGTCAGCTGGCGCGCATGCGTGCGGCGACGCATCTCGCTGATGACGAACGCCAGGCACTGGCGCGGCTGACCCGCGATATCCACTCGCCGCTGGCCAACCGACTCGGCATCTGGCAGTTGAAATGGGAGCTGGAGGATCTCGCCTTCCGCTACCTGCAGCCGGACACGTATCGCCGCATCGCCAAACTGCTCGATGAGCGGCGCACCGATCGCGAAGCGTTCATTCGCGAGTCGCTGGACGAACTGCAGCGCGCGCTGGCGGCGTCCGATATTTCCGCTGATCTGGCGGGACGGCCAAAACACATCTATTCGATCTGGAAGAAGATGCAGCGCAAGTCGCTGGACTTCTCCGACCTGTATGACATCCGCGCCGTGCGCATCCTGGTCGACAACATTTCGGACTGCTATGCCGCGCTGGGTGTGGTGCACGGGCGCTGGCCGCATCTGCCGAACGAGTTCGACGATTACATCGCGCGGCCGAAGGCGAACGGCTACCAATCGCTGCACACCGCGGTGATCGGGCCGGAAGGCAAGACGCTGGAAGTGCAGATCCGCACCCACGAGATGCATCGCGCCAACGAACTGGGTGTGGCCGCGCACTGGCGCTACAAGGAAGGCGGCAGCGGTGATGCGGAGTTCGAGGCGAAGATCGCCTGGATGCGCAAGTTGCTCGAGCCGCGTGGCGACGGCGACAGCACACTGGCGGCGGATCTGCACACCGAACTGCTGGAAGATCGCGTCTACCTGCTGACCCCGAAAGGTGAGGTGTTTGATCTGGCGCACGGCGCCACCGTGCTGGATTTCGCCTATCTGGTGCACACCGAGGTCGGTCATCGCTGCCGTGGCGCCAAGGTCAACGGGCGCATCGTGCCGCTGACCTTCCAGCCGCAGAGTGGCGACCGAGTGGAGATCCTCACCGGCAAGGTGGCCGATCCCAGTCGCGACTGGCTGTCGCCGCACCACGGCTATCTCAACACCGCGCGGGCGAAGGACAAGTTGCGCGGATGGTTTCGCAAGATCGCCCACGACACCAACCTTGCTGTCGGTCGCAGCATGTTCGAGCGCGAACTGCGGCGGCTGGCGCTGACCACGGCTGAAGTCGGCAAGCTGCCCACACATTTCCACCTGAAGAACCAGGAAGAGCTGCTGATCGCGCTGGCGCTGGGCGAAATTACGCCCGGCCAGATTGCCCGTGTGGTGCAGGAAGCGGCGCAACCGGCGGAACCTGCGGTGACCCAATCCAGTTTGCCGGTGGCTTCGCGCCACAGCACGCTGGACCACAGCGCGCTCAGTATCGAAGGCATCGGCAATCTGCTGACCACCCTGGCGCGTTGCTGCCAGCCGCTGCCGGGCGACCGGGTGCGCGGTTTCATCACCAAGGGTCGCGGTGTGTCGGTGCATCGCGCCGACTGCGGCAGTCTGGCTCGGCTGGCCCGGCGCGATCCGGACCGGGTGATCGAGGTGAACTGGGGCAGCGCCGCTGCGCAAGCCTACGAAGTCGACATCGAGCTGCGCGGCTACGACCGCAAGGGTTTGCAGAAGGACGTCACCAGCGTCATCAGCAATGCCGCCACGCACATCATCGCCTCGTCCAGCCGGCTGTTCGTGCGCACCGGCGAAGTGGAGATGCGCTTCACGCTGCGGGTGCGCGACTTCGAGCAGTTGTCGACGCTGCTCGGCAAGCTGCTGGCGCTGCCTAACGTCATCGACGTACGCCGGGTTGGAGTCGGCTGA
- a CDS encoding tetratricopeptide repeat protein, whose translation MLFRAKELLLPLILAGLLGGCGMFATAPPPPPPTPLPTYDQVAAIRAAGERDKSIIAVNPLRDPGVDALQDAAKRDEQLGKYSDAAGKFDQALKLSPDSPELLQERAELAVRLKDFTVAERLAQRSWSLGPKLGPLCARNWQTIVEMRLQARDQAGAASARKWVAQCHKAGVPRY comes from the coding sequence ATGTTGTTTCGCGCCAAAGAACTGCTGCTGCCCCTGATTCTTGCCGGTCTGCTGGGCGGCTGTGGCATGTTTGCCACGGCGCCGCCACCGCCGCCGCCCACCCCGCTGCCGACTTACGATCAGGTGGCGGCGATCCGCGCTGCAGGCGAGCGCGACAAATCGATCATCGCGGTGAATCCGTTGCGTGATCCCGGCGTCGACGCATTGCAGGATGCCGCGAAGCGTGACGAACAGCTGGGCAAGTACAGCGACGCCGCCGGCAAGTTTGACCAAGCCCTGAAGCTCAGTCCGGATTCACCCGAACTGCTGCAGGAACGTGCCGAGCTGGCCGTGCGTCTGAAGGATTTCACCGTGGCCGAGCGTCTTGCCCAGCGCTCGTGGTCACTCGGGCCGAAGCTAGGCCCGCTGTGTGCGCGTAACTGGCAAACCATCGTGGAAATGCGCCTGCAGGCCCGCGATCAGGCCGGCGCTGCGTCGGCCCGAAAGTGGGTGGCGCAGTGCCACAAGGCGGGCGTGCCGCGGTATTGA
- a CDS encoding NAD-dependent epimerase/dehydratase family protein: MTILVIGASSQIGRFLLPRLVASGEPVLALSRHPRVACDGVTWLQGELPARVPALPALSAIISFGPLSGLAEWLAQGSLHDAPRVVATSSMSADSKRDSLVPGERDMSRQLRDGETALADACERHGSAWTVLRPTLVYGAGLDKSLTPIARRAMRLRAFPLPAGRGLRQPVHADDIAQAALAALECPAVAGRILSIGGGERLHAAEMFARVRRSLPCATVPLPLPAGLLRLAQRALPRLRGPLSRLDQDLIADNSELQRLLGIHPRPFRLDSSMWLPLA; the protein is encoded by the coding sequence ATGACGATTCTGGTGATCGGTGCCAGCAGTCAGATCGGTCGGTTCCTGTTGCCGCGACTGGTGGCCAGCGGTGAACCGGTGTTGGCCTTGAGTCGTCATCCACGCGTTGCATGCGATGGGGTGACCTGGTTGCAGGGCGAGTTGCCCGCTCGTGTGCCGGCCTTGCCGGCGTTGTCGGCGATCATCAGTTTCGGTCCGCTGTCAGGGCTGGCCGAATGGCTGGCGCAAGGCAGCTTGCACGATGCGCCGCGAGTGGTCGCGACCAGTTCGATGAGCGCCGACAGCAAGCGCGATTCGCTGGTGCCTGGCGAACGCGATATGTCGCGTCAGTTGCGTGATGGCGAAACGGCATTGGCCGATGCGTGCGAGCGTCACGGCAGCGCGTGGACGGTGCTGCGACCCACCCTGGTGTATGGCGCAGGGCTGGACAAAAGCCTCACGCCGATTGCCCGCCGCGCGATGCGCCTGCGCGCATTTCCACTGCCTGCTGGTCGCGGCCTGCGCCAGCCCGTGCACGCCGACGATATCGCGCAGGCGGCGTTGGCCGCGCTGGAATGTCCGGCGGTGGCGGGGCGAATTCTGTCGATCGGCGGCGGCGAGCGTCTGCACGCTGCGGAGATGTTCGCGCGCGTGCGCCGCAGTCTGCCCTGTGCCACCGTGCCGCTGCCGTTGCCCGCCGGCCTGTTGCGCCTGGCGCAACGAGCCTTGCCGCGATTGCGTGGTCCGTTGAGCCGACTCGACCAGGACTTGATTGCCGACAACAGTGAACTGCAGCGCTTGCTGGGCATCCATCCACGGCCGTTTCGCCTCGACTCTTCAATGTGGTTGCCGCTCGCCTAG
- the mrcB gene encoding penicillin-binding protein 1B has translation MSFLTRLRSIASRSWPWFRIPFWIGMGLLVGFVLPYTLVLNKRVQDRFNDLVFAVPTRVYARPLPLAEGTPMTSAALELELTFAGYSNDGKGEVAGSWKKSGLNYAISSRGYAGPDGGELPKRINLTLGSGLVKAVRDAHTGKAIELTHLDPARIATLYGASQEERRFVHLADVPPLLVSGLQAVEDRDFNHHIGIDFSAIARAAFANLRAGHTVQGGSTLTQQLVRNLFLSRDQNFTRKINEALMSLLLEAHYSKGRILEAYVNDVFLGQQGSQAVHGFAAASEFYFGRRLEDLRPQEIALLVGMVKGPSYYDPRRAPERAMVRRNLVLKEFFETNLINAAQLKLAQAAPLDIVSNGQLPHNRFPAFMDLVRKQITADFDEDALREGNLSIFTTLDPAAQIYTEQAITTALKGLGKRGDGVQSAAVVTNAHTGSVLAVVGSKIPGDPGFNRALDARRPIGSTIKPFVYLVALTQPERWNLASLMDDSPVSMRQPDGSLWTPQNDDHRSHDPLIMVDALAHSWNLATIHLGMQVGLPRIQAFLQSFDVGEINPSPSLLIGALDLAPLQVAQMYQYLAADGHALPLVAVRGVVDGNGRTIKRYQVQGGAGEYQEAVRLTTWAMQQVAEYGTASALGNSALASLHAAGKTGTSNDMRDSWFAGFTGEHLAVFWMGRDDNKPTTLFGATGGLRAWRDLFAKLPTRPLSGGPGEGLEMAWLNPTTGKRTEPQCPNAQQVPVIEGTVSSDTEGCFWQNLFGTGDTPPAGAAPATTPAAVPVMPSVPSVPTGN, from the coding sequence TTGAGCTTCCTCACCCGTCTTCGCTCGATCGCCAGCCGCAGTTGGCCGTGGTTCCGCATTCCGTTCTGGATCGGCATGGGCCTGCTGGTCGGCTTCGTGCTGCCGTACACACTCGTGCTGAACAAGCGCGTGCAGGATCGATTCAACGATTTGGTGTTCGCCGTGCCCACCCGTGTCTACGCGCGGCCACTGCCGCTGGCGGAGGGAACGCCAATGACCTCGGCGGCGCTGGAACTGGAACTTACCTTCGCCGGCTACAGCAATGACGGCAAAGGCGAGGTGGCTGGCAGTTGGAAGAAAAGCGGTCTGAATTACGCGATTTCCTCGCGTGGCTATGCCGGCCCGGACGGTGGCGAGTTGCCCAAGCGCATCAACCTCACACTGGGCAGCGGTCTGGTCAAGGCGGTGCGCGATGCACACACTGGCAAAGCCATCGAACTGACCCATCTGGACCCGGCGCGTATTGCCACGCTATACGGCGCCAGCCAGGAAGAGCGCCGCTTCGTACACCTGGCCGACGTGCCGCCGCTGCTGGTCAGTGGCTTGCAGGCGGTCGAGGATCGCGACTTCAACCACCACATCGGCATCGACTTCAGCGCAATCGCGCGTGCCGCGTTTGCCAACCTGCGTGCCGGACATACCGTGCAGGGCGGCTCCACGCTGACTCAGCAACTGGTGCGCAATCTGTTTCTCAGCCGCGACCAGAACTTCACGCGCAAGATCAACGAAGCACTGATGTCGCTGCTGCTGGAAGCGCATTACAGCAAGGGCCGGATTCTTGAGGCCTACGTCAACGACGTCTTCCTCGGCCAGCAGGGCAGTCAGGCCGTGCATGGATTTGCCGCCGCGTCGGAGTTCTACTTCGGTCGGCGCCTGGAAGATCTGCGGCCGCAGGAAATCGCCTTGCTGGTAGGCATGGTCAAGGGGCCGAGTTATTACGACCCGCGCCGCGCACCGGAGCGCGCCATGGTTCGCCGCAACCTGGTGCTGAAGGAATTCTTCGAGACCAATCTGATCAACGCGGCGCAACTCAAGCTGGCGCAGGCGGCGCCGCTGGACATCGTCAGCAACGGTCAGTTGCCGCACAACCGTTTCCCCGCTTTCATGGACCTGGTGCGCAAGCAGATCACCGCGGACTTCGACGAAGATGCCTTGCGTGAAGGCAACCTGTCGATCTTCACCACGCTTGATCCGGCTGCACAGATCTATACCGAGCAGGCGATCACCACGGCGCTCAAGGGGCTGGGCAAACGCGGTGACGGCGTGCAATCAGCGGCCGTAGTCACCAATGCACACACTGGCAGCGTGCTGGCCGTGGTCGGCAGCAAGATTCCCGGTGATCCCGGTTTCAACCGCGCCCTGGATGCACGTCGGCCGATCGGCTCGACGATCAAGCCGTTCGTCTATCTGGTGGCACTGACCCAGCCCGAACGCTGGAACCTGGCGAGCCTGATGGACGACAGCCCGGTCAGCATGCGTCAGCCCGATGGCAGCCTGTGGACACCGCAAAACGACGACCATCGCAGCCACGATCCGCTGATCATGGTCGATGCGCTGGCGCATTCCTGGAACCTGGCGACGATTCATCTGGGTATGCAAGTCGGCCTGCCACGCATCCAGGCGTTCCTGCAGTCGTTCGATGTTGGCGAGATCAATCCCAGTCCGTCATTGTTGATCGGCGCGCTTGATCTGGCGCCACTGCAAGTGGCCCAGATGTACCAGTACCTTGCTGCGGATGGCCACGCGTTACCGCTGGTGGCGGTGCGCGGTGTGGTGGATGGCAACGGTCGCACGATCAAGCGCTACCAGGTGCAGGGCGGCGCCGGTGAATATCAGGAAGCGGTGCGCCTGACCACGTGGGCGATGCAGCAGGTGGCCGAATACGGCACTGCCAGTGCACTGGGCAATTCCGCACTCGCTTCGCTGCACGCGGCCGGCAAGACCGGTACCAGCAACGATATGCGCGACAGCTGGTTCGCCGGCTTTACCGGCGAGCATCTGGCGGTGTTCTGGATGGGTCGCGACGACAACAAGCCGACCACGCTGTTCGGTGCCACCGGCGGTTTGCGTGCGTGGCGCGACCTGTTTGCCAAGTTGCCCACGCGGCCGTTGTCGGGTGGGCCGGGCGAGGGTCTGGAAATGGCCTGGCTCAATCCCACCACCGGCAAGCGCACCGAGCCGCAATGTCCCAATGCACAACAGGTGCCGGTGATCGAAGGCACTGTGTCATCGGATACCGAAGGCTGCTTCTGGCAAAACCTGTTCGGTACCGGTGACACTCCACCCGCCGGTGCTGCACCGGCGACGACGCCTGCTGCTGTCCCTGTCATGCCTTCCGTGCCGTCCGTGCCGACTGGAAACTGA